AGCTATCACTCTATCTCTGTTAGCGTGCGTGTTACCAGCAAAGAGCATATGGAAACCATTTATACAGAACTGGCAAAGCTTGAGCTAGTTAGGGTTGTACTATAAGTGAACGAGCAGTCAACTATCAGCAGTGATCACAACGTGATTATTCGTCAGTTAGGCCGACAATCATATGAGCCTATCTTTAAGGCTATGCAACGCTTCACTGATGAGCGAACCGCTGACACTGAAGATGAAATTTGGCTAGTGGAACACGACGCTGTATTCACCCAAGGACAAGCGGGAAAAGCTGAACATATTCTTATGCCCGGTGATATCCCAGTAGTCCAAGTGGATCGCGGTGGTCAGGTAACTTATCACGGCCCAGGTCAGCAAGTTATTTATTTAATGCTAAACATCAAACGCAGAAAGTTAGGTGTACGTCATTTAGTCACTGCGATGGAAGAAGCAGTGGTCGGATTACTTGCAAAATATGGTGTAAAAGCTTACCCGAAGCCCGA
The DNA window shown above is from Alteromonas sp. KC3 and carries:
- the lipB gene encoding lipoyl(octanoyl) transferase LipB; the protein is MNEQSTISSDHNVIIRQLGRQSYEPIFKAMQRFTDERTADTEDEIWLVEHDAVFTQGQAGKAEHILMPGDIPVVQVDRGGQVTYHGPGQQVIYLMLNIKRRKLGVRHLVTAMEEAVVGLLAKYGVKAYPKPDAPGVYVDEKKVCSLGLRIRNGCSFHGLALNVNMDLSPFQRINPCGYAGMEMIDTARLNGPTSLEIAGSELTDLLLEALSITQTTYKEGFDE